The Bartonella birtlesii IBS 325 genome has a window encoding:
- a CDS encoding DUF7146 domain-containing protein, whose translation MMCSFKNAQDITRALRGVWHGYYGIARCPAHDDRLPSLSLANGHDGRLLLTCYAGCSFREIIQALIRIGLLGKQAFFDKAYDQTLSLSKQFCADLKRAKQKTERAKEIWQQCQPIKNTLAETYLRMRGITCDLPTDLRFHSKCPHPLGITLPALVALVKGAGSFAIHRTFLQANGCKTDQKPAKAMLGSVMGGGVHLSQDNPKHLVICEGIETGLSLLSGLLSEPVSLWASLSTSGMMRVNLPHTKGRLTIAMDGDDAGRKAGFTLAARAYRQGFEVSIMQAPKGTDFNNVLLS comes from the coding sequence ATGATGTGTTCTTTTAAGAATGCGCAGGATATTACACGTGCCTTGCGTGGTGTTTGGCATGGATATTATGGGATAGCCCGTTGTCCTGCTCATGATGATAGGCTGCCTAGCTTATCCCTTGCCAATGGACATGATGGGCGTCTTTTACTCACTTGTTATGCTGGCTGCTCTTTTAGAGAGATCATACAAGCGCTCATTAGAATTGGCTTGCTTGGGAAACAAGCCTTTTTTGATAAAGCTTATGATCAGACGCTCTCTTTATCCAAACAGTTTTGTGCTGATCTCAAACGAGCAAAACAGAAAACAGAGAGAGCAAAAGAAATTTGGCAACAATGCCAACCAATCAAAAATACTTTAGCAGAAACCTATTTACGTATGCGGGGTATTACATGCGATTTGCCTACTGATTTACGCTTTCATAGCAAATGTCCACACCCTTTAGGGATTACACTGCCCGCGTTGGTTGCTCTTGTTAAGGGTGCTGGCTCCTTTGCCATTCATAGAACCTTTTTACAAGCCAATGGCTGTAAAACAGATCAGAAACCAGCAAAAGCCATGTTGGGGTCTGTCATGGGTGGTGGGGTGCATTTAAGCCAAGACAATCCCAAACATCTGGTTATTTGTGAAGGCATTGAAACGGGTCTGTCTCTTCTGTCTGGGTTGTTATCAGAGCCCGTGAGTTTGTGGGCGTCTCTTTCAACCAGTGGCATGATGCGTGTGAATTTACCCCATACAAAAGGACGTCTGACAATTGCAATGGACGGCGATGATGCGGGTCGTAAAGCAGGTTTTACCCTAGCTGCACGCGCTTATAGACAAGGCTTTGAGGTCTCTATCATGCAAGCTCCAAAAGGAACTGATTTTAATAACGTATTACTTTCTTAA